The following proteins come from a genomic window of Bradyrhizobium paxllaeri:
- a CDS encoding tetratricopeptide repeat protein: MVRNVILLLGLALGLAACSPSDFAACTAVDGGHDAISACSRIVMVAKIPLLKAQFTTHDVAKAYMARGRHLAAMGELDPAIRDFGEVIRREPRETQAVLERAAAYQKRGDFDLAIADLGKLIRGDPRRASHYAARGKAYQVKGDDESALRDLNQAVAMDPGDPFYRNSRAASHRRKRDYDRAIADASAAIAIQPYFAAFYVERADSLLRKGGNAERVLADLDQAIKLEPGLANAHSRRAVALTLMKAHGEPLAEAEEGVRLDPKSAEARVTRGTIAFAAGQRERAAADFDEAIRLDPGYAEAYEARGILRRAGGDLDGAIRDFSEAIRLDPRMVGPYLQRGGISRERGAHAKALDDFTLAIRNAPMQAGLYVERAQSNEKLGRLPEALEDFRIARGLDPRMPAASEGYARIEAAFAASGRPKPSENP; encoded by the coding sequence ATGGTTCGCAACGTCATATTGCTGCTCGGGCTTGCCCTCGGCCTCGCCGCCTGCTCGCCATCCGACTTCGCGGCCTGCACGGCCGTTGACGGCGGCCATGACGCCATCAGCGCCTGCTCGCGGATCGTCATGGTCGCGAAAATCCCGCTGCTCAAAGCGCAATTCACGACCCACGACGTCGCCAAGGCTTACATGGCGCGCGGACGCCATCTCGCCGCCATGGGCGAACTCGATCCGGCGATCCGCGATTTCGGCGAGGTGATCCGGCGCGAACCGCGTGAGACGCAGGCTGTGCTCGAGCGCGCCGCGGCCTACCAGAAGCGCGGCGACTTCGATCTCGCCATCGCCGACCTCGGCAAGCTGATCCGCGGCGACCCGCGGCGTGCAAGCCATTACGCCGCGCGCGGCAAGGCCTATCAGGTGAAGGGCGACGACGAGAGCGCGCTCAGGGATCTCAACCAGGCGGTCGCGATGGATCCGGGCGATCCGTTCTACAGAAACTCCCGGGCGGCGAGCCACCGCCGCAAGCGCGACTACGACCGCGCCATTGCCGACGCCTCTGCTGCGATCGCGATCCAGCCCTATTTCGCCGCGTTCTATGTCGAGCGGGCCGACAGCCTGCTGCGCAAGGGCGGCAACGCCGAGCGCGTGCTCGCCGACCTCGATCAAGCGATCAAGCTCGAGCCTGGCCTAGCCAACGCGCACAGCCGCCGCGCGGTCGCCCTGACCTTGATGAAAGCGCACGGCGAGCCGCTGGCGGAAGCCGAAGAAGGCGTGCGGCTCGATCCGAAATCGGCCGAGGCGCGGGTCACGCGCGGCACGATCGCGTTCGCCGCCGGCCAGCGTGAGCGCGCGGCGGCCGACTTCGACGAGGCGATCCGCCTCGATCCCGGATATGCCGAGGCCTACGAGGCCCGCGGCATCCTGCGGCGCGCCGGCGGCGACCTCGATGGCGCCATCAGGGATTTCAGCGAGGCGATCCGCCTCGACCCGCGCATGGTCGGCCCCTATCTGCAGCGCGGCGGCATCTCTCGCGAGCGTGGCGCGCACGCCAAGGCGCTCGACGACTTCACGCTCGCGATCCGCAACGCGCCGATGCAGGCCGGCCTCTATGTCGAGCGTGCGCAAAGCAACGAGAAGCTCGGCCGGCTGCCGGAAGCACTCGAAGATTTCCGAATCGCGC
- a CDS encoding ribonuclease D has protein sequence MTIRLHRGDLPDLSRYKDSVAIDTETMGLNPHRDRLCVVQMSNGDGSADVIQIPQGHTDAPNLKALLANPAITKIFHFARFDVAVLYNTFGVMPQPVYCTKIASRLTRTYTDRHGLKDLVRELLNIDLSKQQQSSDWGAASLSEAQLAYAASDVLHLHALRERLDAVLAREGRTAMAQACFDFLPTRARLDLGGWEAEDIFAHS, from the coding sequence ATGACCATCCGCCTGCATCGCGGCGATCTGCCCGATTTGTCCCGCTACAAGGATTCGGTGGCGATCGATACCGAGACCATGGGGCTCAACCCGCATCGCGACCGGCTCTGCGTGGTGCAGATGTCGAACGGCGACGGCAGCGCCGATGTCATCCAGATCCCGCAAGGCCACACCGATGCGCCGAACCTGAAGGCGCTGCTGGCCAATCCGGCCATCACGAAAATCTTTCACTTCGCGCGCTTCGATGTCGCGGTGCTCTACAACACCTTTGGCGTGATGCCGCAGCCGGTCTACTGCACCAAGATCGCCTCGCGGCTGACCCGCACCTATACAGACCGCCACGGGTTGAAGGATCTGGTGCGCGAACTGCTCAACATCGACCTCTCGAAGCAGCAGCAGTCGAGCGACTGGGGCGCGGCGAGCCTCAGCGAGGCGCAGCTCGCTTACGCCGCCTCCGACGTGCTGCATCTCCACGCCCTGCGCGAGCGGCTCGATGCCGTGCTGGCGCGCGAGGGGCGAACCGCCATGGCGCAGGCCTGCTTCGACTTCCTGCCGACCCGGGCCAGGCTCGATCTCGGCGGCTGGGAGGCCGAGGACATCTTCGCGCATTCGTGA
- the lptC gene encoding LPS export ABC transporter periplasmic protein LptC gives MNSIQNPAYDPGLEVRFAAAARHSRMVRMLRVAVPAAVALAMASIVLIQVFLNPYWKSLPNLPVDISNLVVSGTKITMETPHLAGFSTDQRPYELWAKAAIQDLTNPDHVELQTLRAKVMMEDKSTVTMDARTGFFDSKQQMLDLRKDIFLQSSTGYEAKLSQAYVDINKGSVTSDEHVDVKLLNGTLTADRLRIINSGEIVRFEGNVVMNLIMESPPAPEPEPEPAPPPKTRSVTGKSANTK, from the coding sequence GTGAACTCGATACAGAACCCAGCCTACGACCCCGGACTGGAGGTCCGCTTCGCCGCGGCCGCCCGTCACAGCCGGATGGTGCGGATGCTGCGGGTTGCGGTTCCGGCAGCCGTGGCATTGGCAATGGCCAGTATCGTCCTGATCCAGGTCTTCTTGAATCCGTACTGGAAATCGCTGCCGAACCTGCCCGTCGACATCAGCAATCTCGTGGTGTCAGGCACCAAGATCACGATGGAAACGCCGCATCTTGCCGGCTTCTCCACCGACCAGCGGCCTTACGAATTGTGGGCCAAGGCTGCGATCCAGGATCTGACCAACCCCGATCACGTCGAGCTTCAGACGCTGCGGGCCAAGGTGATGATGGAGGACAAGAGCACGGTGACGATGGACGCTCGCACCGGATTTTTCGACAGCAAGCAGCAGATGCTGGACCTGCGCAAGGATATCTTCCTGCAATCCTCCACCGGCTATGAGGCGAAGCTGTCGCAGGCCTATGTCGACATCAACAAGGGTTCGGTGACGTCGGACGAGCATGTCGACGTCAAATTGCTGAACGGGACGCTGACCGCCGATCGGCTCAGGATCATCAACAGCGGTGAGATCGTTCGTTTCGAAGGCAATGTCGTGATGAACCTGATCATGGAAAGCCCTCCGGCACCTGAGCCCGAGCCGGAGCCTGCGCCGCCGCCGAAGACGCGGTCCGTCACCGGCAAGTCCGCCAACACGAAATGA
- a CDS encoding LptA/OstA family protein: MMQSFSRSFAAAALALALTASGNAFAQGAMSGVPNAMQGFSQNRDQPIQIEAASLEMRDKKKEATFAGNVKVVQGDTTMTSKSLVVFYDSGSDQAAPPPAAPKGSKSGSMQSATPGPGGSSSIRRLEAKGSVVVTQKDQVVTGETAIFDTRANLITMVGGVVLTQCKNVLRGDRLKVDMTTGVSRVESDSGKVQGMFIQGENCGSGSGGAKQAPVAIPSLIPGKK, from the coding sequence ATGATGCAGTCCTTCTCGCGCAGTTTTGCGGCAGCAGCACTTGCGCTCGCCTTGACCGCCTCCGGTAACGCCTTCGCGCAAGGCGCGATGTCGGGTGTGCCGAATGCGATGCAGGGCTTTTCGCAAAACCGCGATCAGCCGATTCAGATCGAGGCGGCGTCGCTCGAAATGCGCGACAAGAAAAAGGAGGCGACCTTTGCCGGCAACGTGAAGGTCGTGCAGGGCGACACCACCATGACCTCGAAGTCGCTGGTGGTGTTTTACGATTCCGGCTCGGATCAGGCCGCGCCGCCGCCTGCCGCGCCGAAGGGATCGAAATCCGGATCGATGCAGTCCGCGACCCCCGGCCCCGGCGGCAGTTCGTCGATCCGCCGGCTGGAGGCCAAGGGCTCGGTCGTGGTGACGCAGAAGGACCAGGTCGTGACCGGCGAGACCGCGATCTTCGATACGCGGGCCAACCTCATCACCATGGTGGGTGGCGTTGTGCTCACCCAGTGCAAGAACGTGCTCCGCGGCGACCGCCTCAAGGTCGACATGACCACTGGCGTGTCGCGGGTCGAATCCGACAGCGGCAAGGTGCAGGGCATGTTCATCCAGGGAGAGAATTGCGGGTCCGGCTCGGGTGGGGCAAAGCAGGCTCCGGTCGCCATACCGTCGCTGATCCCCGGTAAAAAATAA
- the lptB gene encoding LPS export ABC transporter ATP-binding protein: protein MVDLLGMFRRRPAKRGAPGFARSREDITALGDSFGDMMTSPVRDAPPMARAASLPALDLPQVEPDVEPPREERSRSRGPAPRPKANVKANVKANGGEAPHLIKRPGFLAVHSVEKSFGTRQVVRGVSIYVRRGEAVGLLGPNGAGKTTVFYMITGLIKADRGAIELDGHDVTKLPMYQRARLGIGYLPQEASIFRGLTVEQNIRAVLEVVEPSRKKRERELDALLDEFNVTRLRKSPSIALSGGERRRVEIARALATRPNYMLLDEPFAGIDPIAVGDIQDLVRHLTNRGIGVLITDHNVRETLGLTDRAYIVYAGQILTEGSPEEIVNDPDVRRLYLGEEFRL from the coding sequence ATGGTGGATTTACTCGGCATGTTCCGTCGACGCCCCGCGAAACGCGGCGCACCCGGTTTTGCGCGTTCGCGCGAGGACATCACGGCGCTCGGCGATTCCTTCGGCGACATGATGACGAGCCCGGTGCGCGATGCGCCGCCGATGGCGCGTGCCGCCTCGCTGCCCGCGCTGGACTTGCCGCAGGTCGAGCCCGACGTCGAACCGCCGCGCGAGGAGAGGTCACGTTCGAGGGGCCCGGCGCCGCGGCCCAAGGCTAACGTCAAGGCCAACGTCAAGGCCAATGGCGGCGAAGCGCCGCACCTGATCAAGCGGCCCGGCTTCCTTGCCGTGCACAGCGTGGAAAAGAGTTTCGGCACGCGCCAGGTCGTACGCGGCGTCAGCATCTATGTCCGCCGCGGCGAGGCGGTCGGCCTGCTCGGTCCAAACGGTGCCGGCAAGACCACGGTGTTCTATATGATCACCGGCCTGATCAAGGCGGACCGCGGCGCCATCGAGCTCGACGGTCACGACGTGACCAAGCTGCCGATGTACCAGCGCGCGCGGCTCGGCATCGGCTATCTGCCGCAGGAAGCCTCGATTTTCCGCGGCCTGACCGTCGAGCAGAACATCCGCGCTGTGCTCGAAGTGGTCGAGCCCAGCCGCAAGAAGCGCGAGCGCGAGCTCGATGCGCTGCTCGACGAATTCAACGTCACGCGCCTGCGCAAATCGCCGTCGATCGCGCTCTCCGGTGGCGAGCGTCGCCGCGTCGAAATTGCGCGTGCGCTGGCAACGCGTCCGAACTACATGCTGCTCGACGAGCCCTTTGCCGGCATCGATCCGATCGCGGTCGGCGACATTCAGGACCTGGTCCGCCACCTCACCAACCGTGGCATCGGTGTCCTGATCACCGACCACAATGTGCGCGAAACGCTCGGCCTGACCGACCGCGCCTATATCGTCTATGCCGGGCAGATCCTGACCGAGGGCAGTCCGGAAGAAATCGTCAACGATCCGGATGTACGCCGCCTTTACCTTGGCGAGGAATTCCGACTGTAG
- the rpoN gene encoding RNA polymerase factor sigma-54, giving the protein MALTQRLEFRQSQSLVMTPQLMQAIKLLQLSNLDLSAFVEEELERNPLLERASDGPEPPVAGEPVAESAEFSDSGHDGDEGGSDASDMAAGAGGEAFEPGQEDWLNRDLGSRTEIEQTLDTPLDNVFSEEPAEAAARAAQDAAPTAYTEWGGGASNDDDYNLEAFVAAEVTLGSHLAEQLAVAFSAPAQRMIGQYLIDLVDDAGYLPPDLGQAAERLGAAQADVDAVLTVLQKFDPPGVCARNLSECLAIQLRELNRYDPAMQALVENLDLLARRDIAALRKLCGVDDEDITDMIGEIRRLDPKPGLRFGTSRTQTMVPDVYVRPGPDGGWHVELNSDTLPRVLVNQVYYTELSKTIRKDGDKSYFSDCLQNATWLVRALDQRARTILKVASEIVRQQDGFFTHGVAHLRPLNLKAVADAIQMHESTVSRVTANKYMATNRGSFELKYFFTASIASADGGEAHSAEAVRHHIKQLIDAEAPSAILSDDTIVERLRESGIDIARRTVAKYREAMRIPSSVQRRRDKQSMLGNALSAPATSSDRSRDTAPA; this is encoded by the coding sequence ATGGCGCTGACACAGAGATTAGAGTTCCGCCAGTCGCAGTCGCTGGTGATGACGCCGCAATTGATGCAGGCGATCAAGCTGCTGCAATTGTCGAATCTCGACCTGTCGGCCTTCGTCGAGGAGGAGCTGGAGCGCAATCCGCTGCTGGAACGGGCCAGCGACGGCCCCGAACCCCCGGTCGCTGGCGAGCCGGTGGCCGAGAGCGCCGAATTCTCCGATTCCGGCCACGATGGCGATGAAGGCGGCAGCGATGCCTCCGATATGGCCGCAGGCGCGGGCGGCGAGGCCTTCGAGCCCGGCCAGGAGGACTGGCTGAACCGCGACCTCGGCAGCCGCACCGAGATCGAGCAGACGCTGGACACCCCGCTCGACAACGTCTTTTCCGAGGAGCCTGCGGAAGCCGCCGCGCGTGCCGCGCAGGATGCCGCGCCCACCGCCTATACCGAATGGGGCGGGGGCGCCTCCAACGACGACGACTACAATCTCGAAGCCTTCGTCGCCGCCGAAGTGACGCTCGGCAGCCATCTCGCCGAACAGCTTGCGGTCGCGTTCTCCGCGCCGGCACAGCGCATGATCGGACAATATCTGATCGACCTCGTCGACGACGCCGGCTACCTGCCGCCCGATCTCGGGCAGGCGGCGGAGCGCTTGGGCGCCGCGCAGGCCGACGTCGATGCCGTGCTCACCGTGCTGCAGAAGTTCGACCCGCCCGGCGTCTGCGCGCGGAATCTGAGCGAGTGTCTTGCGATCCAGCTCCGTGAACTCAATCGCTACGACCCCGCGATGCAGGCGCTGGTGGAAAATCTCGACCTGCTCGCGCGGCGGGACATTGCCGCCTTGCGTAAATTGTGCGGCGTCGACGACGAGGACATCACCGACATGATCGGCGAGATCCGGCGGCTCGATCCGAAGCCGGGCCTGCGATTCGGCACGTCCCGCACGCAGACCATGGTGCCGGATGTCTATGTGCGGCCCGGCCCGGACGGTGGCTGGCATGTCGAACTCAACAGCGACACCTTGCCGCGCGTGCTGGTCAATCAGGTCTATTACACCGAGCTGTCGAAGACGATCCGCAAGGACGGCGACAAATCCTATTTCAGCGACTGCCTGCAGAACGCGACCTGGCTGGTCCGCGCGCTCGATCAGCGCGCCCGCACCATTCTGAAGGTTGCCAGCGAAATCGTCCGTCAGCAGGATGGCTTCTTTACCCATGGCGTCGCGCATTTGCGGCCGCTGAATCTGAAAGCGGTGGCGGACGCGATCCAGATGCACGAATCGACGGTGTCGCGGGTTACCGCCAACAAATACATGGCGACCAATCGCGGCAGCTTCGAACTGAAATATTTCTTCACCGCCTCGATCGCGTCGGCCGATGGCGGCGAGGCGCATTCGGCGGAGGCGGTCCGTCATCACATCAAGCAATTGATCGACGCGGAAGCCCCGAGCGCGATCCTCTCCGACGACACGATTGTGGAACGATTGCGCGAATCCGGCATTGATATTGCCCGCCGCACGGTCGCGAAATACCGCGAGGCCATGCGTATTCCTTCCTCGGTCCAGCGCCGCCGTGACAAACAAAGCATGCTCGGTAACGCACTTTCTGCTCCCGCCACCTCCTCCGACCGGTCCCGCGACACGGCGCCAGCCTGA
- the hpf gene encoding ribosome hibernation-promoting factor, HPF/YfiA family has translation MTLRISGKSISVGEALRSRVSERTDEVLRKYFDGNYSGHITLSKDGFGFRTDCALHLDSGITLEADSNATDAYASADQALLMIEKRLRRYKSRLKDRSARKAYAASAALAEIDNAPVLDAPSYVIEAPAEGDEEVTSYSPVIIAEATTSLKRLSVSEAVMELDLTGASCIVFQHGSSGRVNIIYRRTDGNVGWVDPPAVTP, from the coding sequence ATGACCCTTCGAATCTCCGGCAAAAGCATCAGCGTCGGCGAGGCGCTTCGTTCGCGCGTCAGCGAGCGCACCGATGAGGTTTTGAGGAAATATTTCGACGGCAACTATTCCGGCCACATTACGCTGAGCAAGGACGGCTTCGGCTTCCGCACCGATTGCGCACTGCACCTTGATTCGGGGATTACGCTGGAGGCCGATTCCAACGCCACCGACGCCTATGCCAGCGCCGACCAGGCGCTTTTGATGATCGAGAAGCGCCTGCGCCGCTACAAGAGCCGACTCAAGGACCGCTCCGCCCGCAAGGCCTATGCCGCCTCCGCGGCGCTGGCGGAGATCGACAACGCCCCGGTGCTCGACGCGCCGAGCTATGTGATCGAGGCGCCGGCGGAAGGCGACGAGGAGGTCACCTCCTACAGCCCCGTCATCATTGCCGAGGCGACCACGTCGCTGAAACGGCTTTCGGTCAGCGAGGCCGTTATGGAACTCGACCTGACCGGGGCCTCCTGCATCGTATTCCAGCATGGCTCCAGCGGCCGGGTGAACATCATTTACCGCCGTACGGACGGCAATGTCGGATGGGTCGACCCCCCGGCGGTTACCCCCTGA
- the ptsN gene encoding PTS IIA-like nitrogen regulatory protein PtsN has product MTITDLVAPEAILPALKVISKKQALQELAARASALTGQNERSVFEVLLQREKLGTTAVGYGVAIPHGKLPKLEKLFGLFARLERPIDFEAMDGQPVDLIFLLLAPEGAGADHLKALARIARLLRDVDVAKKLRASRDAQAIYSVLALPPASAA; this is encoded by the coding sequence ATGACGATTACCGATCTGGTCGCACCCGAGGCGATTCTCCCCGCGTTGAAGGTCATCAGCAAGAAGCAGGCGCTGCAGGAACTGGCGGCGCGCGCCTCTGCCCTGACCGGCCAGAACGAACGCTCGGTATTCGAGGTGCTGCTGCAGCGGGAGAAGCTCGGCACCACCGCCGTCGGCTATGGCGTTGCCATTCCGCACGGCAAGCTGCCGAAACTGGAAAAGCTGTTCGGGCTGTTCGCCCGGCTTGAGCGCCCGATCGATTTCGAGGCGATGGACGGCCAGCCGGTCGACCTGATCTTCCTGCTGCTGGCTCCGGAAGGCGCGGGCGCTGATCATCTGAAAGCGCTGGCGCGAATCGCGCGCCTGCTGCGTGACGTTGATGTCGCCAAGAAGCTGCGCGCCTCGCGCGACGCCCAGGCGATCTATTCGGTCTTGGCACTGCCGCCGGCGAGCGCGGCATAG
- a CDS encoding methyl-accepting chemotaxis protein, which translates to MTLRLTISRAILIFGLVTALGLGAVIATSVYGLSQLKVGGPLYNQIKLGNDLIADILPPPEYVIEAYLEATLVLHDPAKLAGHRDRLAQLKKEYDERHAFWVKSDLDPVLKTKLVDKSDGEVKRFWTAIEQGLLPALAKGDSAAAAKSYAEIAARYAAHRAIIDDIVKQTNDQNAATEVAATGRVSMFTWVLWGVSAAVFLVIGAGIFGVAFGVIRPIAEMTSVMKGLAGGDLTVSVPALSRGDEVGAMARAVQVFKDNAIRVQSMESEQASLKQKADGERKAAMQQMADGFDAAIGKIIQTVSTASSELESSAGQLTKTAEVTQVLSATVASASEQSSANAQSAAAAAEEMASSVSEISRQVQDSHKISCEAVSQVEQTNARIADLAQSASRIGEVVKMISAVAEQTNLLALNATIEAARAGEAGRGFAVVASEVKALAAQTAKATEEISDQIGQMQSATNQSVSAIQEIGGTIGRIAEISQAIAAAVEEQGATTQEISRNVQQAAQGATQVAGSITDVNRGATDTGTASTHVHGLARSLLGQSNHLKGEVEKFLSTVRAA; encoded by the coding sequence ATGACGCTGCGGCTGACGATTTCGCGCGCGATATTGATTTTCGGATTGGTCACCGCCTTGGGTCTCGGTGCCGTAATTGCCACCAGTGTCTACGGGCTGTCACAGCTCAAGGTCGGCGGTCCGCTTTATAACCAGATCAAGCTCGGCAACGACCTCATCGCCGACATCCTGCCGCCGCCGGAATATGTCATCGAAGCCTATCTCGAGGCGACCCTCGTGCTGCACGACCCGGCGAAGCTTGCGGGCCATCGTGACCGGCTTGCGCAGCTCAAGAAGGAATATGATGAGCGGCACGCATTCTGGGTGAAGTCCGATCTCGACCCGGTGCTCAAGACCAAGCTGGTCGACAAATCCGACGGCGAAGTGAAACGGTTCTGGACTGCGATTGAGCAAGGCCTGTTGCCCGCGCTCGCCAAGGGCGACAGCGCTGCGGCCGCGAAATCCTATGCCGAGATCGCCGCACGGTATGCCGCGCACCGCGCCATCATCGACGACATCGTCAAGCAGACCAATGACCAGAATGCGGCGACGGAAGTCGCGGCGACGGGACGCGTCAGCATGTTCACATGGGTGCTGTGGGGTGTTTCGGCCGCGGTGTTTCTCGTCATCGGCGCCGGCATTTTCGGCGTGGCGTTCGGCGTCATTCGTCCGATTGCCGAAATGACCTCCGTAATGAAAGGCCTTGCCGGCGGCGACCTTACCGTCTCGGTGCCGGCGCTCAGCCGCGGCGATGAAGTCGGCGCCATGGCGCGCGCGGTTCAGGTGTTCAAGGACAATGCTATTCGCGTGCAGTCGATGGAGTCGGAACAGGCCAGCCTGAAGCAGAAGGCGGACGGCGAACGGAAGGCCGCGATGCAGCAGATGGCTGACGGCTTCGATGCCGCGATCGGAAAAATCATCCAGACCGTATCGACCGCCTCGTCCGAACTCGAATCATCGGCCGGACAATTGACCAAGACCGCCGAAGTGACCCAGGTGCTTTCGGCTACCGTTGCCTCCGCATCGGAGCAATCCTCGGCCAACGCGCAGTCCGCTGCGGCGGCCGCCGAAGAGATGGCGTCATCGGTGTCGGAGATCAGCCGCCAGGTTCAGGACTCGCACAAGATATCCTGCGAGGCGGTCAGCCAGGTCGAACAGACCAATGCACGGATCGCCGACCTCGCCCAGTCCGCCAGCCGGATCGGCGAAGTGGTCAAGATGATCAGCGCGGTCGCCGAGCAGACCAACCTCCTGGCGCTGAACGCCACGATCGAGGCCGCGCGCGCCGGCGAGGCGGGCCGCGGATTTGCGGTCGTCGCTTCCGAGGTCAAGGCGCTTGCCGCGCAGACGGCGAAGGCGACCGAGGAAATCTCGGACCAGATCGGCCAGATGCAGTCGGCGACCAACCAGTCGGTGTCGGCGATCCAGGAAATCGGCGGCACGATCGGCCGCATCGCGGAAATCTCGCAGGCGATCGCGGCAGCCGTGGAAGAGCAGGGCGCCACGACGCAGGAAATTTCGCGCAACGTGCAGCAGGCGGCGCAGGGCGCGACGCAAGTTGCTGGTAGCATCACCGACGTCAACCGCGGCGCGACCGATACCGGCACGGCCTCGACGCATGTGCACGGGCTGGCCCGCTCGTTGCTCGGACAGAGCAACCATCTCAAGGGCGAGGTGGAGAAATTCCTCTCCACCGTTCGCGCGGCGTGA
- a CDS encoding DUF1150 family protein, which produces MSDVSVTFESEKVSVEALAHLGEGHIAYVKQVRSEDVPGLFPQAPKIAPGLKLFALHAADGTPIMLTDSREAAIANAWSNELQAVSVH; this is translated from the coding sequence ATGAGTGACGTGAGTGTGACCTTCGAATCCGAAAAGGTTTCCGTTGAGGCACTGGCCCATCTTGGTGAAGGCCACATCGCCTACGTGAAACAAGTCCGTTCCGAGGACGTGCCGGGACTGTTTCCGCAGGCGCCGAAAATCGCGCCAGGGCTAAAACTGTTCGCGCTGCATGCCGCCGACGGCACCCCGATCATGCTGACCGACAGCCGGGAAGCTGCGATCGCCAACGCATGGAGCAACGAGCTTCAGGCCGTCAGCGTGCACTGA
- a CDS encoding Hsp20 family protein has product MSRVPSLSSPFLLGFDEIERALDRVVKGADGYPPYNIERCDRANGQPERLRITLAVAGFTRDQLDVTTEENQLVIRGRQQDDKARQYIHRGIAARHFQRTFVLAEGMLVLGADLKNGLLSIDLARPEPERVVKTIAINEHE; this is encoded by the coding sequence ATGTCTCGTGTTCCTTCGTTATCCAGTCCGTTCCTGCTTGGGTTCGACGAAATCGAGCGTGCGCTCGATCGCGTCGTCAAAGGCGCCGACGGTTATCCTCCCTACAACATCGAGCGGTGCGACCGTGCCAACGGCCAGCCCGAACGCCTGCGCATCACGCTAGCGGTGGCGGGTTTTACCCGCGACCAACTCGATGTGACCACTGAGGAAAACCAGCTCGTGATCCGGGGCCGCCAGCAGGACGACAAGGCCCGGCAATACATCCATCGCGGCATCGCCGCGCGCCACTTCCAGCGCACCTTCGTGCTGGCCGAGGGGATGCTGGTGCTGGGCGCGGATCTGAAAAACGGGCTGTTGTCGATCGACCTTGCCAGGCCGGAGCCTGAAAGGGTCGTTAAGACAATAGCTATCAATGAACACGAATAA
- a CDS encoding sn-glycerol-3-phosphate import ATP-binding protein UgpC, translating to MANVTLRNVRKTYAGGFEAIKGIDFEVGDGQFCVLVGPSGCGKSTLLRMVAGLETITGGEIDIGGRVVNQIEPADRDIAMVFQNYALYPHMSVYNNMAYGLRNRRMPEPEIKTRVEEAARILELGAMLDRKPRQLSGGQRQRVAMGRAIVRQPKVFLFDEPLSNLDAKLRIAMRVEIRKLQRRLSTTSIYVTHDQLEAMTLADILVVMNGGQVEQIGNPLEIYQKPATTFVASFIGAPPMNLMPLRSDELKSQLAGDARANEAGILGIRPEDFVITNETVTGGVALGLTVEAIERVGAETFVYGTRQKEEQGVAATPGELPPGEIIVRIPGAVGPAIGERIRAAAASDKLHLFTADGRKRVG from the coding sequence ATGGCCAACGTCACGCTTCGCAACGTCCGCAAGACCTATGCCGGTGGCTTCGAGGCCATCAAAGGCATCGATTTCGAGGTCGGCGACGGCCAGTTCTGCGTGCTGGTCGGCCCTTCCGGCTGCGGAAAATCCACGCTCTTGCGCATGGTGGCGGGGCTGGAGACCATCACCGGCGGCGAGATCGACATCGGCGGCCGCGTCGTCAACCAGATCGAGCCGGCCGATCGCGACATCGCGATGGTGTTCCAGAACTACGCGCTCTATCCGCACATGAGCGTCTACAACAACATGGCCTACGGCCTGCGCAACCGCCGCATGCCCGAGCCCGAGATCAAGACCCGCGTCGAGGAAGCCGCCCGCATTCTCGAACTCGGCGCCATGCTCGACCGCAAGCCGCGGCAATTGTCCGGCGGCCAGCGCCAGCGCGTGGCGATGGGCCGTGCCATCGTGCGGCAGCCGAAAGTATTTCTGTTCGACGAGCCGCTGTCGAACCTCGACGCCAAGCTGCGCATCGCCATGCGGGTTGAAATCCGCAAATTGCAGCGCCGCCTCTCCACGACCTCGATCTACGTCACCCACGACCAGCTCGAGGCGATGACACTGGCCGACATTCTCGTGGTCATGAATGGCGGCCAGGTTGAGCAGATCGGCAATCCGCTGGAGATTTACCAGAAGCCGGCGACTACCTTCGTCGCGTCCTTCATTGGTGCCCCGCCGATGAATCTGATGCCGCTACGTTCCGATGAGCTCAAATCGCAACTGGCCGGCGACGCCCGTGCCAATGAAGCCGGCATCCTCGGCATCCGGCCGGAGGATTTCGTCATCACCAACGAGACGGTAACCGGCGGCGTGGCGCTCGGCCTCACCGTGGAAGCGATCGAGCGCGTCGGCGCCGAAACCTTTGTCTACGGCACCAGACAGAAGGAGGAGCAGGGCGTCGCCGCCACCCCGGGCGAACTGCCGCCTGGCGAGATCATCGTCCGGATTCCGGGCGCCGTCGGCCCGGCTATCGGCGAGCGAATCAGAGCGGCGGCAGCGAGCGACAAGCTGCATCTATTTACCGCCGATGGAAGGAAGCGGGTGGGCTAA